The Geoglobus acetivorans genome window below encodes:
- a CDS encoding 6-hydroxymethylpterin diphosphokinase MptE-like protein yields the protein MRLEEWFELYRQILSDFNFSAEDDVKSARLMHGLGKDKLLDAEALREKIEGRDVVVVGGAVNSEADGEVIITAGKAIVKWMKLSDRTPDVHVTDMEESADLLVSLEENGTLLVLHAHGDNMDRVREVVPRVKSFVGTTQNTPFDRIYNFGGFTDGDRAAIIAKRFGAKKITLHGFDFRAGGIKGKKLSWARKILEKEGLI from the coding sequence ATGAGGCTTGAGGAATGGTTTGAACTGTACAGGCAAATCCTGTCTGACTTTAATTTTTCTGCTGAGGATGATGTGAAATCTGCAAGGCTAATGCACGGGCTTGGGAAGGACAAGTTGCTTGACGCAGAGGCTCTCAGAGAGAAAATTGAAGGCAGAGATGTTGTGGTTGTTGGAGGGGCGGTGAACAGCGAGGCAGACGGCGAGGTAATTATAACGGCGGGAAAGGCCATTGTGAAGTGGATGAAGCTGTCGGACAGAACTCCGGATGTTCACGTAACTGACATGGAAGAATCTGCTGATCTGCTGGTTTCTCTTGAGGAAAACGGTACGCTGCTCGTTCTTCATGCACACGGAGATAACATGGATCGAGTCAGAGAGGTGGTTCCGAGAGTGAAGAGTTTCGTCGGCACAACCCAGAATACTCCATTTGACAGAATCTATAACTTTGGGGGATTTACAGACGGAGACAGGGCTGCAATAATCGCAAAAAGGTTTGGGGCGAAAAAAATAACCCTGCACGGCTTCGACTTCAGGGCCGGGGGGATCAAGGGTAAGAAACTCTCCTGGGCCAGAAAAATCCTTGAAAAAGAGGGTCTGATTTGA
- a CDS encoding glycosyltransferase, whose protein sequence is MKIAQITPYAYPHIGGVEIHVKNLSKALRLRHDVVTISSNSGEVVLRSIPVPYSPIPIQKVSVEADVYHAHVPSPFFARMYVDEGPFVVTYHNDVEVPERVSGYTMPRFFASLSESVNWKITREILDKADAVIATTLDYALTSPVLKEYAGKLHVIPNGIWVDDFAYSKEKEDFILYTGRLVEYKGLGTLLNALEGLGEKLVVAGDGEDRQYFESLARKKNVDASFLGRIAYSELVELMRRAKALVLPSKTRLEAFGIVLLEAMASGTPVIAYNTPGVRYVAGHGGFVFRNERELREIIENLDERTVIKAGKRGRKFAERHDWSIIARMVEKLYMSLV, encoded by the coding sequence TTGAAAATCGCTCAGATCACTCCCTATGCATATCCTCACATTGGGGGGGTTGAAATCCATGTGAAAAACCTCTCAAAGGCGCTGAGGCTCAGGCATGATGTAGTAACGATTTCATCAAACTCGGGAGAGGTCGTTCTGAGGAGCATCCCTGTGCCGTATTCACCCATTCCCATTCAGAAGGTGAGTGTTGAGGCGGACGTGTATCATGCCCACGTTCCAAGCCCCTTTTTTGCCCGCATGTATGTCGATGAGGGTCCTTTTGTTGTGACCTACCACAACGATGTTGAGGTCCCGGAGAGGGTTTCCGGTTACACGATGCCCCGATTTTTTGCATCACTGAGCGAGAGTGTAAACTGGAAGATAACGAGGGAAATTCTTGATAAAGCTGATGCGGTAATTGCAACAACACTTGATTATGCCCTGACCTCGCCTGTCCTGAAGGAATATGCTGGAAAGCTGCATGTCATCCCGAACGGTATCTGGGTGGACGACTTTGCTTACTCGAAGGAGAAGGAGGACTTCATACTCTATACCGGAAGACTTGTGGAGTACAAGGGTCTCGGAACACTGCTGAATGCTCTTGAAGGTTTGGGAGAAAAGCTGGTTGTTGCGGGAGATGGAGAGGACAGGCAGTATTTCGAATCGCTTGCAAGGAAGAAGAACGTCGATGCAAGCTTCCTTGGAAGGATTGCCTATTCGGAACTGGTAGAGTTGATGAGAAGAGCAAAGGCTCTGGTTTTGCCATCAAAAACCAGGCTCGAGGCGTTTGGAATAGTCCTCCTCGAAGCAATGGCATCCGGCACTCCAGTAATAGCGTACAACACTCCTGGGGTTAGATATGTTGCCGGTCATGGTGGATTTGTTTTTCGCAATGAGAGGGAACTCAGAGAGATAATCGAAAATCTGGATGAGAGGACTGTCATTAAGGCTGGTAAGCGGGGCAGAAAATTTGCGGAGAGGCACGACTGGAGCATAATAGCCAGAATGGTGGAGAAACTGTACATGTCACTCGTGTAG
- a CDS encoding glycosyltransferase family 2 protein yields MRKRIAVIIPVSVFEPAETLRDCAEYLNNLDFGEMECRIVFSFDGDESDDRVRMLRKYGFLVLARNTRRGKRAGAINDALDHLVKFKPDFVAILDVDSRPERGVIPRCAEAVGDGIFIASARRRISNPVNSTTRAVEFEYRLIGYLLKHSGFRQFNGLIGVLDGSILFRHRLNEDALTEDADFSTRMHCLGLKAELVDGFFYEQSPLTWRDFFEQRKRWYYGGLELWKYLPDVLKSGNVGFITSWISALTLTFFPSLFIPFILLSLPSLLVYYGKDGFETFSGFIVYSLVLQAASISAIFNFLRNKGVEWKAVKRMEQLKS; encoded by the coding sequence GTGAGGAAAAGAATAGCCGTAATCATCCCTGTTTCGGTGTTTGAGCCGGCTGAAACTCTGCGGGACTGTGCCGAATACCTTAATAACCTCGACTTTGGAGAAATGGAGTGCAGGATTGTTTTCTCTTTCGATGGCGATGAGAGCGATGACAGGGTAAGGATGCTCAGAAAATACGGTTTCCTGGTTCTTGCCAGGAATACCCGGAGGGGTAAGAGGGCGGGGGCGATAAACGACGCTCTCGACCATCTGGTGAAATTTAAGCCTGATTTTGTGGCCATACTCGACGTGGATTCCCGGCCTGAAAGGGGAGTCATTCCAAGGTGTGCTGAGGCTGTTGGGGATGGCATCTTTATCGCCTCTGCCAGGCGGCGGATATCCAATCCCGTAAACAGCACTACAAGAGCTGTTGAGTTTGAATACCGGTTAATCGGCTATCTTCTCAAACATTCGGGTTTCAGGCAGTTCAACGGGCTGATAGGCGTTCTTGATGGAAGTATCCTTTTCAGACACAGGTTAAATGAGGATGCACTGACGGAGGATGCTGACTTCTCAACGAGGATGCACTGTCTCGGTCTTAAGGCGGAGCTTGTGGACGGGTTTTTTTACGAGCAATCTCCTCTGACCTGGAGAGACTTTTTTGAACAGAGAAAGAGGTGGTATTACGGTGGACTTGAACTCTGGAAGTACCTTCCAGACGTGCTAAAATCCGGAAATGTTGGGTTTATCACGTCCTGGATTTCGGCGCTGACCCTGACATTCTTCCCCTCTCTGTTCATCCCGTTCATCCTGCTGTCTCTCCCTTCCCTGCTCGTGTATTACGGGAAAGATGGATTTGAGACTTTTTCCGGGTTCATTGTTTATTCACTTGTGCTTCAGGCAGCATCAATTTCCGCAATTTTTAACTTCCTGAGGAACAAGGGTGTCGAGTGGAAGGCAGTGAAAAGAATGGAACAGCTAAAAAGCTGA
- a CDS encoding flippase-like domain-containing protein yields the protein MEGSEKNGTAKKLILAVTITVLSIAAITKIGNVSVEDFAGAKLSFIVIALILHAFFWIFWTIRLWVIVRVLEHKAKISSLFAGVLSSNFVAAITPSSAGGEPVRIKVLVDSGMSAGSATACIMVERFLDALFFSVFLLAMISISGFAVGLGLKVGIVFTALLILFFIFLYELFKSPERIGRLLGFLEKRFRGDLIERLEREIWSFRNAISEMLKNRRMAFVLFLLTGLVWLSEFLIPSVLLMAFSCEPHWILSLTSQAILVIVSLVPLTPGSSGIAEFGFFYLYSSFASCRIGAVAGLWRIITYVSNILAGLVSTVYYLKNKL from the coding sequence GTGGAAGGCAGTGAAAAGAATGGAACAGCTAAAAAGCTGATACTTGCGGTAACCATAACCGTACTCTCCATTGCAGCAATCACGAAAATCGGAAACGTCAGCGTGGAGGATTTTGCCGGGGCGAAGCTCAGCTTCATTGTTATTGCGCTAATTCTTCACGCATTTTTCTGGATCTTCTGGACAATCCGACTGTGGGTCATCGTGAGGGTTCTGGAGCATAAGGCCAAAATCTCCAGCCTCTTTGCAGGTGTTCTCTCAAGCAACTTTGTGGCAGCGATAACTCCCTCTTCTGCAGGCGGGGAGCCGGTGAGGATCAAGGTTCTTGTGGACTCTGGAATGAGTGCAGGTTCCGCCACTGCCTGCATAATGGTCGAGAGGTTCCTTGATGCTCTCTTCTTTTCTGTGTTTCTTCTTGCGATGATATCTATTTCGGGATTCGCTGTGGGGCTTGGGCTGAAGGTGGGCATAGTATTCACCGCTCTGCTCATCCTCTTCTTTATATTCCTTTACGAGCTTTTCAAATCTCCTGAACGCATAGGTAGACTTCTTGGCTTTCTCGAAAAAAGATTCAGGGGAGATTTAATCGAGAGGCTGGAAAGAGAAATCTGGAGCTTCAGGAACGCAATTTCAGAGATGCTGAAAAACAGACGGATGGCGTTTGTTCTTTTCCTTCTGACCGGCCTTGTGTGGCTGTCTGAGTTTCTGATTCCCTCTGTTCTTTTAATGGCGTTCTCGTGCGAGCCTCACTGGATTCTGTCTCTGACTTCCCAGGCGATTCTTGTCATTGTGTCTCTCGTCCCTCTGACGCCCGGGAGCAGCGGTATAGCTGAGTTCGGCTTTTTCTACCTCTACTCGAGCTTTGCATCGTGCAGGATAGGGGCGGTTGCAGGGCTGTGGAGGATAATAACCTACGTGTCCAACATTCTGGCGGGTCTGGTATCGACGGTGTATTATTTAAAAAATAAGCTCTGA
- a CDS encoding NifU family protein: MSLKEKVEEVIEKEIRPALIRDGGNIAVIDVDEESGEVKVKLLGSCHGCPMSQLTLTMFVEQHLRSRIPEVKKVTPV, translated from the coding sequence ATGAGTCTGAAGGAGAAGGTTGAAGAGGTTATCGAAAAGGAAATTCGTCCGGCACTGATCAGGGATGGAGGCAATATTGCAGTCATCGATGTTGACGAGGAGAGTGGAGAGGTCAAGGTGAAGCTTCTCGGCTCATGCCACGGCTGTCCCATGTCCCAGCTCACACTGACAATGTTCGTCGAACAGCACCTCAGGAGCAGAATACCCGAAGTGAAAAAAGTAACCCCGGTGTAA
- a CDS encoding bifunctional nuclease domain-containing protein, producing the protein MKKVEIVGVYLAPSIFGGTPVVLLKEDTGRILQIFIGAPEALAIHSAIQGITPPRPMTHDLTAEILERLNARIEKVVIDDLIENTFYARIFIRMDEMEHEIDARPSDSIALALRFDAEVFVEEKVFDEAGYIQDVPEDYVPFEQLTIE; encoded by the coding sequence ATGAAAAAAGTTGAAATCGTGGGGGTGTATCTCGCCCCGAGCATATTCGGAGGAACTCCTGTGGTGCTGCTCAAGGAAGATACCGGAAGGATTCTCCAGATATTCATAGGGGCTCCTGAGGCCCTTGCAATCCATTCTGCCATACAGGGCATAACTCCCCCCAGACCCATGACCCATGATCTGACGGCCGAAATACTGGAGAGACTGAACGCCAGAATCGAGAAAGTCGTTATCGACGACCTCATCGAAAACACATTCTATGCAAGGATATTCATAAGGATGGATGAGATGGAGCATGAGATAGATGCAAGGCCGAGCGACAGCATAGCTCTCGCTTTGAGGTTCGACGCAGAGGTGTTTGTGGAGGAAAAGGTATTCGATGAGGCCGGATACATCCAGGATGTGCCTGAAGATTACGTCCCCTTCGAGCAGCTCACCATAGAGTGA
- a CDS encoding DUF2284 domain-containing protein, translated as MDLVELIAEMAERKGIRVDSISEVEKIKTDSRTRWKCKFGCMYYGKRYSCPPEVPENFTEFIGSYRKAVAITYFFRDYMEDKRRMQELLPELESRLLERYPLAFALFPGGCDLCDECSYEKTGECVKKERVRPSVSSMGIIVSQFGIRIGDSRSVAVILLD; from the coding sequence ATGGATCTGGTTGAGCTTATTGCAGAAATGGCAGAGAGGAAGGGAATCAGGGTTGATAGCATCTCAGAGGTTGAAAAAATCAAAACGGACTCGAGAACGAGATGGAAGTGCAAGTTCGGTTGCATGTATTACGGCAAGAGATATTCCTGCCCGCCTGAGGTGCCTGAAAACTTCACAGAATTTATCGGCTCTTACAGGAAGGCAGTGGCTATCACTTACTTCTTCAGGGATTACATGGAGGACAAAAGAAGAATGCAGGAGCTCTTACCTGAACTGGAATCCAGACTGCTGGAAAGGTATCCCCTCGCCTTTGCCCTTTTCCCCGGGGGATGTGATCTGTGTGATGAATGTTCCTATGAGAAAACAGGAGAGTGTGTGAAAAAAGAGAGGGTCAGGCCGTCCGTTTCATCGATGGGTATCATAGTCTCCCAGTTTGGCATCAGGATTGGTGACAGCAGGAGCGTTGCGGTGATACTGCTCGATTAG
- a CDS encoding 2-isopropylmalate synthase — MTVRILDTTLRDGEQTPGVSLSVEQKLMIAEALDKMGVDIIEAGTAIASEGEFQAIRVISEAGLKAEICSFGRIKFEDIDAAADAGADSIFMVAPSSDIHISSKFPGKTRDEIVEMSVKAIEYAKERGLIVEFGGEDASRADFEFLIKLYDSAVEANADRLTFTDTVGVFTPEKAFETMQRLRERYSIPVAFHGHDDFGLATANTVFAVKGGADEIHVAVNGLGERAGNAALEEVVMALEFLYGVKTKINKQMIYPASQLIEKLSRVKVPPNKPIVGDNAFTHESGIHTSALLKNSQTYEPISPEIIGRKRLIVLGKHAGRASVEMIMKELGYKATPEQMKEILSRIKEVGDRGKRVTDADIRTIIETVLQIRKERKVELLDLSIVSGVNLMPTASIKLKINGKEVIEAGVGTGPVDAAINAIKKAIKDFADIELVGYHVDAITGGTDALVDVIVQLKKEDKVVTARGARTDIVMASIEAFIEGLNMLID; from the coding sequence ATGACTGTGAGAATCCTTGACACAACCCTGAGGGATGGGGAACAGACACCGGGCGTTTCACTCAGCGTTGAGCAGAAACTGATGATTGCTGAAGCCCTTGACAAGATGGGCGTTGACATAATTGAAGCTGGCACGGCAATAGCGTCTGAAGGAGAGTTCCAGGCGATAAGGGTCATAAGTGAGGCTGGTTTGAAAGCTGAAATTTGCAGCTTTGGAAGGATTAAATTCGAGGATATTGACGCTGCCGCAGATGCGGGAGCGGATTCAATCTTCATGGTCGCACCCTCATCAGATATCCACATCTCAAGCAAGTTCCCCGGAAAAACGAGAGATGAAATTGTTGAAATGTCCGTGAAGGCCATAGAATACGCGAAGGAGAGAGGTTTGATCGTCGAGTTCGGTGGAGAGGATGCGTCAAGAGCAGATTTTGAGTTTCTGATAAAACTGTACGACAGTGCTGTGGAGGCAAACGCAGATCGTCTGACATTCACAGACACCGTTGGTGTATTCACCCCAGAAAAGGCATTCGAAACCATGCAAAGGCTTAGGGAAAGATACAGCATCCCGGTGGCATTTCACGGCCACGACGATTTTGGACTTGCTACAGCAAACACGGTTTTTGCTGTGAAGGGTGGAGCAGACGAAATACACGTTGCCGTGAACGGTCTTGGGGAGAGAGCCGGTAACGCAGCGCTGGAAGAGGTTGTCATGGCTCTTGAGTTCCTCTACGGTGTTAAAACGAAAATCAACAAGCAGATGATTTATCCCGCATCCCAGCTCATAGAGAAGCTCAGCAGAGTGAAGGTACCTCCAAACAAACCCATTGTTGGAGATAATGCCTTCACACACGAAAGCGGGATACACACTTCTGCACTTCTCAAAAACTCGCAGACATACGAGCCAATATCTCCCGAGATTATCGGAAGAAAGAGACTCATCGTCCTCGGAAAGCATGCCGGCAGAGCAAGTGTTGAGATGATAATGAAAGAACTTGGCTACAAGGCAACTCCGGAGCAGATGAAGGAGATACTTTCGAGAATAAAGGAGGTCGGAGACAGGGGCAAGAGGGTAACGGATGCGGACATCAGAACAATAATAGAAACCGTCCTCCAGATCAGAAAGGAAAGAAAGGTGGAGCTTCTCGATCTGTCCATCGTGAGCGGTGTGAACCTGATGCCCACCGCCAGCATAAAGCTCAAGATTAACGGCAAGGAAGTGATAGAGGCAGGAGTTGGAACGGGTCCGGTAGATGCAGCCATAAACGCAATAAAGAAGGCAATAAAGGACTTTGCAGACATAGAGCTTGTGGGTTATCACGTCGATGCGATTACTGGAGGCACAGATGCGCTTGTTGACGTAATAGTACAGCTGAAAAAAGAGGATAAAGTTGTAACTGCGAGAGGTGCGAGGACCGACATAGTGATGGCGAGCATTGAAGCTTTCATCGAGGGTCTGAACATGCTGATAGACTAA
- a CDS encoding ATPase, T2SS/T4P/T4SS family has protein sequence MFTLSTRYYPLLKKHLLEYVSEEEIIEDLGTEAQGVIREGYWIFRPFVAAEIILDRDTNKLKYNTMEPTLNPDEFQLLERIYFELTNILVLKDVVTDLFQKEKILLSAFNEVVDEFAVELDPVLRLKYLYYLYRDFIGFGQIDPLVNDPYIEDISCDGYNIPVYVYHKRYGNIPTNIIFGDVELDRTVQSLVQMSGKHISYGNPIIDATLPDGSRLQATYGTEITPRGSSFTIRKFTEEPLTPIDLIRFGTYTYEQMAYFWLAIENKLNILVVGETAAGKTTTLNAILMFLPPDVKVVSIEDTREIVLYHENWIAGVTREVTTGDENIISMYDLLKAAMRQRPEYIVVGEIRGIEAQTLFQAMSTGHAAYSTLHAGDVYQVIYRLESEPLNVPRSLIQFLDIVVVQTQWTKESVRRRRAKAIYEFLGIDPNEKELLINEFVRWSSYDDAYYLINPSKKLEKIAMIRGESYDEVQGELKRRAEFLKFLDKNNVRDYIKLTHMFHAYYLNPGQPFEMIYREVEAHDTDAGQTIQL, from the coding sequence ATGTTTACGCTCAGCACCAGGTATTATCCGCTTCTCAAAAAGCATCTTCTGGAGTATGTGTCTGAAGAGGAGATCATCGAGGACCTGGGAACGGAGGCTCAGGGGGTAATCAGAGAGGGTTACTGGATTTTCAGGCCTTTTGTTGCGGCTGAGATTATACTTGACAGGGATACGAACAAACTGAAGTACAACACGATGGAGCCTACGCTGAACCCTGACGAGTTTCAGCTCCTTGAAAGGATTTATTTTGAGCTTACGAACATTCTGGTTTTGAAGGATGTGGTTACTGACCTGTTTCAGAAGGAAAAGATTCTCCTCTCAGCATTCAATGAGGTTGTCGATGAATTTGCGGTTGAACTCGACCCGGTTCTGAGGTTGAAGTACCTTTACTATCTCTACAGGGATTTTATTGGCTTCGGGCAGATCGATCCGCTTGTAAATGATCCATATATCGAGGATATAAGCTGCGACGGATACAACATACCCGTTTACGTTTATCACAAGAGATATGGCAACATACCCACGAACATCATTTTCGGCGATGTTGAGCTTGACAGAACCGTTCAGTCCCTCGTTCAGATGTCCGGCAAGCACATAAGCTACGGGAACCCCATAATCGATGCGACACTGCCCGACGGGAGCAGGCTGCAGGCCACGTATGGCACAGAAATCACACCGAGAGGTTCTTCATTCACGATCAGAAAATTCACGGAAGAACCACTCACACCCATAGACCTCATAAGGTTCGGCACCTACACCTACGAGCAGATGGCGTATTTCTGGCTCGCAATAGAGAACAAGCTGAACATTCTGGTGGTTGGTGAAACCGCAGCGGGGAAAACAACAACCCTCAACGCAATACTGATGTTTCTCCCTCCGGACGTGAAGGTGGTATCCATAGAAGACACAAGAGAAATCGTCCTCTACCATGAAAACTGGATCGCCGGAGTCACTCGAGAGGTTACGACAGGTGATGAGAACATCATTTCCATGTATGATCTGCTCAAGGCTGCGATGAGGCAGAGGCCTGAATACATAGTTGTGGGAGAGATCAGAGGCATAGAGGCGCAGACACTGTTTCAGGCAATGTCAACGGGTCATGCTGCCTACTCTACACTTCACGCAGGCGATGTCTATCAGGTGATCTACAGGCTTGAGAGCGAACCTCTGAACGTTCCCAGGAGCCTGATACAGTTCCTCGACATAGTGGTGGTTCAGACCCAGTGGACGAAGGAAAGCGTGAGGAGAAGGAGGGCGAAAGCAATTTACGAGTTCCTTGGAATAGATCCGAATGAGAAGGAACTCCTCATCAATGAATTTGTTCGCTGGTCATCTTACGATGATGCTTATTACCTCATCAACCCCTCAAAGAAGCTGGAGAAAATCGCCATGATCAGGGGCGAAAGCTATGATGAGGTGCAGGGGGAGCTGAAAAGAAGGGCGGAATTTTTGAAGTTCCTCGATAAAAATAACGTCAGGGACTACATCAAGCTCACCCACATGTTCCATGCATACTATCTCAACCCCGGCCAGCCGTTCGAAATGATATATAGAGAGGTAGAGGCCCATGACACTGATGCAGGACAGACGATCCAACTCTGA
- a CDS encoding type II secretion system F family protein — translation MTLMQDRRSNSEDTFREKFTVYAPRPFVRYFRKRYERDRDRYHNLEKTLVSSRLPVTVPRYLAIATFYPLVLLPLYIVFSYSVAKVLGYYYASYTGGLSFLPVDIASYHEIPIRISFQKPDVFVFELIVLTAMTALLFILSRLAILYYPRLVLVQRRSKIESTLPHVVNIMLGMSKGGASLLEIIKTIAEERSITGEVGKEFSIIYREVSVFHRDLISAMRFVSNTTPSSKLSEFLEDMIGVVEGGGKVSEFLEFKSSHFIEERERYYEIFINTLEIFGEVYVAMFVVAPLFSLIVFILLGMMGGAESSFSKLIVYGYIPIGAVMFIWLINSMMKREEGGWVERVSTPLFIGAKIISVDRVSGYRSKGRLARLLKRLKSDLKKIFNIDLILRNPHYTFAATIPAALLFSAIVYGKLRIETLLVTVLLIVAIPYTILYEIRIVKLRKMENELPDLLKQLGSLNESGLTLVNALKVLSMSDLGALTREISNIRKDIEWGRLATEAFLRFEERVGSPVVGKVISILVKALEATDNVKAAIFTAATDAEMFLEFRKRVANEMFVYTVIVYVTFYVFLFTIVILNQNFIKVFSNITVPQSVSGVYFASLNVSETTTLFYHASLLNGLFSGLVAGVMGSGSLRSGIKHSIFMVVSALLVFVYFVGVGF, via the coding sequence ATGACACTGATGCAGGACAGACGATCCAACTCTGAGGACACTTTCAGGGAAAAATTTACAGTCTACGCTCCCAGGCCATTTGTCAGGTATTTCAGGAAGAGGTATGAGAGGGACCGGGATAGATACCACAATCTTGAAAAGACACTGGTCTCCTCGAGATTGCCCGTAACTGTTCCGAGATATCTGGCGATAGCCACATTTTATCCCCTTGTCCTTCTCCCGCTGTACATAGTGTTTTCCTACTCGGTGGCCAAGGTCCTCGGTTACTATTATGCCAGCTACACAGGTGGCCTGTCCTTTCTCCCCGTCGACATCGCCAGCTATCATGAAATACCCATCAGGATTTCATTTCAGAAACCGGACGTTTTTGTGTTCGAACTTATCGTGCTGACGGCCATGACAGCACTTCTTTTCATACTATCCCGGCTGGCAATTCTGTATTATCCGAGACTTGTTCTGGTACAGAGAAGGTCCAAGATAGAATCAACCCTGCCCCACGTTGTGAACATAATGCTGGGGATGTCAAAGGGTGGGGCTTCGCTGCTCGAAATCATAAAGACAATTGCCGAGGAAAGGTCGATAACGGGAGAGGTGGGAAAGGAGTTTTCGATTATATACAGAGAGGTGAGTGTTTTCCACAGGGACCTCATATCCGCAATGAGGTTTGTTTCCAACACCACACCATCCTCGAAACTCTCCGAGTTTCTCGAGGACATGATCGGTGTTGTTGAGGGCGGCGGAAAGGTCAGCGAATTTCTCGAGTTCAAGTCCTCCCACTTCATTGAGGAAAGGGAAAGGTACTACGAGATATTCATCAACACGCTTGAAATCTTTGGAGAAGTGTATGTGGCCATGTTCGTTGTGGCTCCCCTGTTCTCGCTGATCGTGTTCATACTTCTGGGTATGATGGGTGGTGCGGAATCGTCTTTTTCGAAGCTGATCGTGTATGGCTACATTCCCATCGGTGCGGTCATGTTCATCTGGCTCATAAACTCAATGATGAAGCGTGAGGAAGGGGGCTGGGTTGAGAGGGTGTCCACTCCTCTTTTCATTGGAGCAAAGATAATCTCTGTGGACAGAGTTTCAGGATACCGGTCAAAGGGTAGACTGGCAAGGTTGCTGAAAAGGCTGAAATCTGATCTGAAAAAGATTTTCAATATCGATCTAATCCTGAGAAATCCCCATTACACTTTTGCAGCAACCATTCCGGCGGCACTGCTGTTTTCAGCAATTGTTTACGGAAAATTGAGAATAGAAACACTTCTTGTGACTGTGCTTCTGATTGTGGCGATACCATACACGATACTGTATGAAATCAGGATTGTGAAACTCAGAAAAATGGAAAATGAACTGCCGGACCTTTTGAAGCAGCTGGGCAGTCTTAATGAAAGCGGTCTAACACTCGTGAACGCCCTCAAGGTTCTTTCAATGTCTGACCTCGGGGCCCTGACGAGGGAGATATCCAACATACGGAAGGACATAGAGTGGGGAAGGCTCGCCACTGAAGCCTTTCTGAGGTTTGAGGAGAGGGTGGGCAGCCCGGTCGTGGGGAAGGTCATATCCATCCTCGTGAAGGCTCTTGAAGCCACGGACAATGTAAAGGCCGCCATTTTCACCGCAGCAACGGATGCTGAGATGTTTCTTGAATTCAGAAAGAGGGTTGCGAACGAGATGTTTGTTTATACGGTCATAGTCTACGTTACCTTTTACGTCTTCCTGTTCACGATTGTGATACTCAACCAGAATTTCATCAAGGTCTTCTCGAACATCACAGTCCCTCAGTCGGTTTCGGGAGTTTACTTTGCCTCTCTTAACGTCTCTGAAACCACAACTCTCTTCTACCACGCAAGCCTCCTTAACGGGCTTTTCAGCGGACTTGTTGCTGGAGTCATGGGGTCAGGAAGCCTGAGGTCTGGAATAAAACACTCGATTTTCATGGTGGTCTCTGCGCTGCTGGTTTTCGTTTACTTTGTTGGTGTGGGGTTCTGA
- a CDS encoding DUF432 domain-containing protein — MKVGYGVYPLQEMELKFGRHTLRIVKESEVFRYIRESKDGRVEKVLASREGKIAVNPVEPVNLPKNVTNYLEINFKNTLLIEPGHRKTFFTTFPVEIGVFTTGKGDIELIDVFSNVNLKYSLYGDPRNGVVCRYWESELYTNLPERNPLEEGIMRISIRNNFGEWVEVSRAVFNVYLMKIYYSDEMVFSNAEMEILSKVSAETKFLMDTMRDGMRKSVEVFTPRKVPVVTKRFFMEWGV; from the coding sequence ATGAAGGTGGGTTACGGGGTATATCCCCTGCAGGAAATGGAACTGAAGTTTGGGAGGCACACACTGAGGATTGTGAAGGAGTCTGAGGTGTTCAGGTACATCAGGGAATCTAAGGATGGTAGGGTGGAAAAGGTTCTCGCATCGAGGGAGGGTAAAATTGCAGTGAATCCTGTGGAGCCCGTAAATCTTCCAAAAAACGTTACCAATTACCTTGAGATAAACTTCAAAAATACGCTGTTAATCGAACCGGGACACAGAAAAACCTTCTTCACGACTTTTCCTGTGGAAATTGGAGTTTTTACAACTGGGAAGGGTGATATCGAGCTGATTGATGTTTTCTCAAATGTCAATCTGAAGTACAGTCTTTACGGGGATCCGAGAAACGGGGTGGTGTGCAGGTACTGGGAAAGTGAGCTGTACACCAACCTGCCTGAAAGGAATCCGCTTGAAGAGGGGATCATGAGGATATCCATACGGAACAACTTTGGCGAATGGGTGGAGGTGAGCCGAGCAGTATTCAACGTCTACCTCATGAAGATTTACTACAGCGACGAGATGGTGTTCTCAAATGCCGAGATGGAGATACTCTCGAAAGTCTCTGCCGAGACGAAGTTCCTGATGGATACGATGAGGGATGGTATGAGGAAGAGCGTGGAGGTGTTCACACCGAGAAAAGTGCCTGTGGTTACCAAGAGATTTTTCATGGAGTGGGGCGTATGA